Proteins co-encoded in one Nicotiana sylvestris chromosome 7, ASM39365v2, whole genome shotgun sequence genomic window:
- the LOC104226192 gene encoding beta-amylase-like, which translates to MNINMASIGPSKLGVMPEVMGFSHQELSLVMFKKFKLARKQLLQQNLTFTNRRKTGIAQAIAPEATKATGATSSSVPLANYVPVYVMLPLDVISLDNVFRNQDKCEKQFKELRAAGVDGIMVDVWWGIVEANGPRQYDWSAYRNLFQLVQKTGLKIQAIMSFHQCGGNIGDDVYIPIPKWVLTIGENNPDIFYTNRAGTRNKECLSLAVDNQPLFESRTAVQMYSDYMRSFRENMSDFLEAGSIVDIEVGLGPAGELRYPAYTQSQGWKFPGIGEFQCYDKHMRTDFKEAVTKAGYRQWDLPDDAGTYNDIPVKTGFFGPNGTYLTEKGKFFLTWYSSKLLLHGDQILDEANKAFLGCKVKLSAKVAGIHWWYKDASHAAELTSGYYNLDNREGYRPIARMLSRHHGTLNFTCLEMRNSEQPAYAKSGPQELVQQVLSVGWKENIDVAGENALSRYDGYAYNQILLNARPNGINKSGPPKLKMAGLTYLRLSEKLLQKRNFNTFKTFVKKMHADLDYCPEYEKPAPLGRSKMEISMDELVAATQRTKPFPWDEQTDARIGGILAEYWDRLLNTFFLSN; encoded by the exons ATGAATATCAACATGGCAAGCATTGGACCTTCAAAATTAGGTGTTATGCCGGAGGTAATGGGATTTTCACACCAAGAACTGTCCCTTGTCATGTTTAAGAAATTCAAGCTGGCTAGAAAACAACTTCTTCAACAAAATCTGACATTTACTAATCGTCGAAAGACTGGAATTGCTCAAGCCATAGCTCCAGAAGCAaccaag GCAACGGGTGCAACATCTAGCAGTGTCCCTTTAGCCAACTATGTGCCTGTTTATGTAATGCTTCCA TTAGATGTTATTTCACTAGACAATGTTTTTCGGAACCAAGATAAGTGTGAGAAGCAGTTCAAGGAGCTGAGAGCAGCCGGAGTTGATGGGATCATGGTGGATGTCTGGTGGGGAATCGTAGAGGCCAATGGCCCCAGGCAATATGATTGGTCTGCCTACAGGAACTTGTTCCAACTTGTTCAAAAGACTGGCCTCAAAATTCAAGCTATTATGTCGTTCCACCAATGTGGTGGCAATATTGGCGATGATGTTTACATACCTATACCAAAATGGGTACTCACAATCGGAGAAAACAACCCAGATATTTTCTATACTAATCGGGCTGGTACCAGGAATAAAGAATGCCTCTCACTTGCTGTTGATAACCAACCTCTGTTTGAAAGTCGGACTGCTGTCCAG ATGTACAGTGACTACATGAGGAGCTTCAGAGAGAACATGTCTGATTTCTTGGAAGCTGGAAGCATAGTAGACATTGAGGTAGGACTTGGCCCTGCTGGTGAGCTAAGATATCCCGCATATACTCAGTCTCAGGGATGGAAATTCCCTGGCATTGGAGAATTTCAG TGCTACGACAAGCATATGAGAACAGATTTCAAGGAGGCAGTGACAAAGGCAGGCTACCGGCAGTGGGATCTTCCTGATGATGCAGGAACATATAATGATATACCTGTCAAAACAGGATTCTTTGGACCAAACGGAACGTACCTTACAGAGAAAGGGAAGTTCTTCTTGACTTGGTACTCTAGCAAGCTACTGCTTCATGGAGATCAGATCCTTGATGAAGCAAACAAGGCTTTCCTGGGATGCAAAGTGAAGCTATCAGCTAAA GTTGCTGGAATTCACTGGTGGTACAAAGATGCCAGCCATGCTGCAGAGCTAACATCAGGATATTATAATTTGGACAATCGAGAAGGGTATCGACCGATAGCGAGGATGTTGTCAAGGCACCATGGTACCTTGAATTTCACTTGTCTTGAGATGAGGAATTCAGAACAGCCAGCTTATGCGAAGTCTGGCCCTCAAGAGCTAGTTCAACAG GTTTTGAGTGTTGGCTGGAAAGAGAACATTGATGTAGCAGGTGAGAATGCACTTTCAAGATATGACGGCTATGCCTACAACCAAATCCTTCTCAATGCTAGGCCAAATGGTATCAACAAAAGTGGTCCACCAAAACTAAAGATGGCCGGGCTGACTTACCTTCGATTATCAGAAAAACTCCTCCAAAAAAGGAACTTCAATACCTTTAAAACATTTGTCAAGAAAATGCATGCCGATCTG GATTACTGTCCAGAATATGAAAAACCAGCTCCACTGGGCAGATCAAAAATGGAGATTTCAATGGATGAACTTGTAGCAGCAACCCAACGAACAAAACCATTCCCATGGGATGAACAGACAGATGCAAGAATTGGCGGTATATTGGCTGAATACTGGGATAGGCTGCTTAACACGTTCTTTCTCTCCAACTGA